Below is a genomic region from Mesorhizobium sp. NZP2298.
AGCCGCTACCGCATCATCCGCCATGTCGTGCTTGTGCCAGCGGCGCGCGCGGTCTACCCGTCGCTTTCGGCGCAGTTCATCCTGCAGATCATGGGCACCTCGATCGTCGGCGCGATCGCGGCGGAAGAACTGACGGCGGTCGCCAACAACCTTGTCATGCAGACCTTCAGGAGCTTCGAGGTCTACATCATCATCGCCATCATCTATTTCGTGCTGGTGCAGGCCGCCAGCCTGCTTTTCGCCGGCATCGGCAAGCTCGTGTTCCGCTGGAGGGTCTGAGCCATGAGCCTGCGCGATTTCGGCCCCAACGAACTGATGTTCCTGCTCTTGGCGACACGCTGGACGATCCTTCTGGCGCTGATCGCCTTTGCCGGCGGCGGCCTGATCGGCCTCGTGGTGGCGGCCATCCGGGTGGCGCCGGCGCGGCCGCTGCGCTGGCTGGCTGCCGGCTACATTCAGTTCTTCATGGGCACGCCGATCCTGATCCAGCTGTTCATGGCCTATTACGGATCATCCTTCCTGGGCTACAGGCCAGACCCGTGGGCGGCTGCCGCGGTGACCTTCTCGCTCAATGGCGGCGCCTTCTTCGGCGAGATCTTCCGCGGCGCCATCGAGGCTATCCCCAAGGGACAATGGGAGGCTGCGACAGCGCTCGGCTTCCGTTTTGTCAGGACGCTGCGGCTGGTGATCATTCCCCAGGCGGTACGGCTGATGCTGCCGCCGACGGTCGGCTTCATGGTGCAGATCGTCAAGACGACGTCGATCGCCTCGCTGATCGGGCTGACCGAGCTCGCCCGCGCCGCCACGCAGGTCAACACCGTGACTTTCCAGCCGGTATTGGTGTTCGGCACGGTGTCGATCATCTACTTCGCGCTGTGCTGGCCGCTATCGCTCTATGCCAGCTATCTCGAGCGTCGTTTCGCTACCGGAATGACAAAGAAGGCCGAGACACCGCTGGTGATGTCGGCGGCTTGAGTGTGGACGTCAGCCCTTGAAGGCCGGCAAGGTCAGGCCCTTGACGCCGACATCGAGCGCGAACAATCCGCCAGGGTTCTTCTGGCCGATGAAGTGGCTGTTGGGACGCTTCAGCACGGCCGAGGTGACATAGAGGATGTCGAGGTCCTTGCCGCCGAATTCGCAGCAGGTCGGCAGATCGGTCGGCAGCAGCACCGTCTGCATCAGCCGGCCGTCGGGGTCGTAGCGGCAGATCTTGCTGGTC
It encodes:
- a CDS encoding amino acid ABC transporter permease, with the translated sequence MSLRDFGPNELMFLLLATRWTILLALIAFAGGGLIGLVVAAIRVAPARPLRWLAAGYIQFFMGTPILIQLFMAYYGSSFLGYRPDPWAAAAVTFSLNGGAFFGEIFRGAIEAIPKGQWEAATALGFRFVRTLRLVIIPQAVRLMLPPTVGFMVQIVKTTSIASLIGLTELARAATQVNTVTFQPVLVFGTVSIIYFALCWPLSLYASYLERRFATGMTKKAETPLVMSAA